A window of Tatumella citrea genomic DNA:
CTGACTTATTAAGGATCACTAATGACCCTGCGTATCCGCCAGGCAAAGCCTGACGACAGCCAGATTATCTTCGATATGATTACCGAACTGGCTATTTATGAAAAAGCTCCGGAACAGGTTGTTACTTCGCCGGAAGAAATTCGCGCCACATTGTTTGGGGCAGACAGCAAAACCGAAGCACTGATCAGCGAAGCTGACGGAAAAATCATTGGTTATGCGGTCTTTTTCACCAGTTACTCCACCTGGCTCGGACGTAACGGTATCTACCTGGAAGATCTGT
This region includes:
- a CDS encoding GNAT family N-acetyltransferase encodes the protein MTLRIRQAKPDDSQIIFDMITELAIYEKAPEQVVTSPEEIRATLFGADSKTEALISEADGKIIGYAVFFTSYSTWLGRNGIYLEDLYVSPAARGQGAGKALIKHIAGLAVQRQCGRLEWSVLDWNTPAIDFYKSIGALPQSEWVRYRLDGEALHSFANS